TGGGAGCGGAAGCGGGATCTGCTGCTGAGCGGCTTGGGCAAGGTGCGGCAAGCGTTGCGTTCGCCCCGAGCCGCTGAGCCGTACACCGCTCCTCAGCCGTCAGCGCAAGCCAACGGTCGGGCCTACACCGAGCGCACGGTCTATGTCGATGAAGAGACCGGTGCACAGGTACTTGAGGTCGAACGCATTTCGAGGCGCGCGGCAGCTTGACTGCACACCTTCAATCCCAGGAACATAGCAAGAACAACAGGAGCGATTCCTTTGATCCGACTGCTTGATCTGCCAGGTGCCGAACAGCTTCACGCGCGCCTCGAGCTGTGCCCCCATCTCGACACCTCATCCGACGAAAGAACCCGGCAGCTAACCGTGAGCGTCCTCAAGTCACTAGGCTTCGGTCTGGACTATTGGGGCGCAGCCGACATTCCGCAGCCAACACCGGAAGAGGAAGCCGATGACCTGACCGGCGCATCGGATGAGTTCGATGAATATGACGCTGCAACGCTGATCGAGTTTTGGCGCTTGAAGGGCTGGGACATCCGCGCGCCTAACGGGGCAGTTGTGAGCTTCTACTGGTCCGTCGTCCGGGCCATGATCGCAGTTCAAGTGGGGCAAGGACCACTTGATAGGATGTCGATAGAAGCTGAGCTTTTCAGGCAAAAGAAGGCTCTCGCTGGAGAGACCGACCCGCGCCTCAAGAAGCAGAACCGTGCCTTTCTGGATTTCGGGCCTCGAGAACGGCGGCGGCGTGTCGGCTGATCGCAGTGGGCCGGTCAATCGAGCGTCTGACACAGACCGTCGCGCTTCAGCACGGGGATGCTATGTTGGGGCATGACCCATGAAGAAGAGCTCCTGCACTGTGTCAACCAGAGGCAGGCGGCGCTTGACCGCCTCGCCCTTATCAAGCGCGGCGTCCGATATATGCGAGGCGTGCCTGGTCAGCCGACCACGGATGTGACGGCCAAGAGCAAAGAGCACGATGAGGCGAACGTCGCCTACTGGACCAGACGGCTCGAGCTTTTGGGGTATGGGAGCGATGACTAAACGGCATCGCGCGGAGAAGCCGTTGGACACCGCGAAGGCTTTGTTTTTTGCAGCCTGCACCTTAAGTTAGCGCTGGTCTTTCGAAGACATCGTTGGCTCGATCAAAGCCTTCGTGCCCGAACACGCGAAACGTGGCCCTTACAACCAGGGCAAAGCCTGTTAGCTTCGTCAAAGTCCGGCTGGCATAGGGGATTTTGGTGCGCTTTTTGATGTTGCTCGCAGCGCTCTCTATAGGGGGCTGCGCCACTTCCGATAACAAAATCTATCCCGGTCTGTTTGGGCAAAATGTAGTTGGGAACGCTGCTTACGTGACGATTAGCAACGTCTGGAATGAGATGGATGCGCTCCCGCTAGCTGACCGGCACTGTGCTCAGTATCAGAAAGTCGCGCGCTTCAATCGTATGGAGAGCTATCGGGCGATCTACGACTGCGTGGTTCCCTAGCGGCTTCGGTCTCAAGGTTAGACATTTGATGATATCGCGTCCACTTGACGGACCGGTCAAAGCGTACCACAGTGACTGCACAAAGTTCATCGTGGACCGTTCCACGCAAGAAACCCCGGACCTTGCAGGGCCGGGGCTTTCTGTTTCTGGGCAGGGTGGCTGAATGCAGAACGTCCCACGCCCATGACAGCTTAGGACGCTCTGCATCGAGCTCGAGCTATTTGCGCTTTTCCTTCTCGTGCTCTTTCGGCTTCCTCTCGGCCTTTTCCTTGGTGGTGAAGCGACCCGTTTCAGAGTTGCGGTAGTTGGGCGTGGGCGCTGACTTCTTGGCCATGGTGATGGCTCCTTGAATGACCGGTGGTGGTCGAGGCCATCGGATACCCGTCCATGAGTCGTCTCAACGCACGACGTTATCTTCGCTGTGGGCAGACCACTCCATCGGCCAGAGGGGACGTGACGGCCAGATCGCACAGACTTGAGCGCAGTGCTGAGGCTCAAACCTATCGCCACCTTTACAACCAAGCCCGATGGAAGGGGCCCAACGGTCGGCGGCGACAACAGCTAAGGATCGAACCGCTATGCCAGATGTGTAAGGCAGAGGGCCGCACCACAGTCGGCACCGTCGCAGATCACGTCATCCCTCACAAAGGCGACCTAAGCCTGTTCTGGGAAGGTGAGCTCCAGACGCTCTGCGATGCCTCACCATGGCGCTGCCACTCCAGCAGGAAGCAGAAGATCGAAGCCCTGGGATATGAACCAGGCTGTGATTCTTCTGGACGGCCAAAGGATCGAGCCCACCCCTGGAACCGACCCCGCCCATAGTCAGGGGGGGGCACAGAGAAGTTCAGAAACCAGTCGGATGAAGACCGGCGGGGTCCCAGCGTTCGCACCGAGACGTGTTTCGAACCTAAAAGTTGGGACCCCTACGTAGTAGGGGACTTGCATGGACGTCATTCCCGGCACTGGCGACATCGTCCCGGAACCGCACTGGCGGATGCTCCTGACCGATGACCTAGAGGTCGCAGCGGCTGGAGATTACTGGCGGGTCGTGATTACGGAGATGCGGGAGCGGAACACGCTTTCGCCAACGAACCGCCACGCTGTTCAAAGGCTCGTCTTGGCCTACATCAATTTCGACCGGTCGAGCCGCGAGGTCGCCGAGCAAGGCGCAGTGACGAAGCCGCGACGGGGTAACACCAAAGCGATCGCGCGTATCAGCCCGCACTTCACCGCCATGCGCGAGGCGGGTTCGGACGCAGCGGCGCTAGAGGCTGAGCTGGGTCTATCGCCTCGCCGCCGGGCCACGGCGGGAAAGGTCGAACGGAAAGCGAGGTCGGCTCGTGCGTCGGACTCGTATCTCAAACCGGTTGCCCGTTCCTGACGCCACCACGCGGTGGGCGCAGGACGTCGTTGCTGGCCGCATCATCTCGGGCGAGTTCGCGAAACTCGCGGCGGCCCGACATCTGAAGGACTTGGCAGAGAGCCCTGGCAATGGATTGCGGTTCGATGTCGAGGCAGCGGAGCGCGCGTTGGGGTTCTTCCCCGCTGTTCTCACCGTCACTGCCGGTGCCAAGGAGGGTCAGCCGTTCCTCCCTCTGCCCTGGCACGTCTTCGTCGTCGGCAGCCTGTTCGGTTGGAAGAAGGCCAGCGGTCGGCTCCGGTTTCGGCGAGCATGGCTGGAGACGGGCAAGGGCCAGGCCAAGTCGCCTCTGATGGCGGCAGTCGGCCTCTACATGATGGGATGGCACGGCACCGCGCGCAGCGAGGTCTATGCCATCGGCCAGGACCGGGCCACGGCGAACGTGCTGTTCAAGGATGCGGTCGCCATGTGCCGCGCCAACTTGCCGGACACTCCTGAAAACGAAAGCGACAGCCTTGTCAGCCGGGGTGAGGTGCTTATCCGAGGCGAAGGTGACAACGCCTGGAAGATCGAACACCCCGACACCGGATCGAAGTTTCAGGCTCTGGCCAACGGCGAGGCGATCTCGGGGCCGCGCCCCACACTCGTCACCGCCGACGAGATCCACGAGTTCAAATTCTCCACGCCGATCGAAACTTGGCAGCGCGCCATCGCGAAGATGCCCGGCGACGCCATGATGTTGCTTGGGACCAACACCCCAGCCTCAACCCAGCTAGTCGGGACCAGCTTCAGCGAGCTATTCCAGCGGGTCCTTAAGGGCGAGATTCAGGACGACGAGGCGTTCGCCTTCATTGCTCGCGTCGATAAGGCGGACCGCGAGACGATCTTCGACAACGAGGCGGCATGGGTGAAGGCCCTACCCGCGCTCGACATCACATTCCCAGTCGAGAACATCCGCGGCGAGGTGATTTCGGCCCGGTCGATGACCTCCACGGCCATGTCGGTGAAGCGCCTCTACTTCGGCATCCCAACCGGAGCTGTTGATTTCTGGATTGAGGAGGAGGCGTGGGCCGCCTCGCTTGGCGAGGTTGATCCAGACGACTTCCGGGGTTGCCCATGCTGGGCGTCCCTCGACCTCTCGAAAAAAAACGACCTCACGGCCCTAACGATCGTCTGGCTGAAGGCCGGGAAGCTCTACGCCAAGACTTGGTATTGGACGACGAAGGACGGCTTGGCCGACCGGGAGCGCAGGTCCGGTGCGCCAATCGAGCAGTGGGTCGCCGATGGCCATGTGACCGCCAACCCCGGCGCGGTGATCGACAAGACATTCGTGGCGGCTCAGGTCGCCCAGATTTTTGACCAGCACGAACTGCAGTTCCTGGCCTTCGACGCTGCGATGATCGAGGATTTCATCGCCGCTTGTGAGCAAATCGGGTTCCCGGTCTGGCGCTGGAAAGGGCCGAAAGAAACTGAGGGCGAAGGCTTGAAGCTGGTCGCCCACGCCCAAGGCACGCGGATCATGTTCGAGGATCGGCAGCTTTGCATGCCGCGCTCAATCGAGCGCTTCGAAGACGCGATCCTTAAAAAGACGGTGGTGATCGACAACAACCCGGTGACCTACTTCTGCGCCGGCAACGCCCTTGTGGTCGAGGACGGCCAGAAAAACCGGGCTTTCGACAAAAAACGCTCCCGCGGCTGGATCGACGGCCTGGTTACCTCTGCCATGGCGGTTGGTGCAGCGCTTTCAAATGAACGTCCTGGCGAAGGGCCTTCTGTCTACCAGGGTCGCGGACTCCTGATCCTCTGAAGGAGGGCCGATGGCAATCTGGGATCGCTGGTTCTCAAAAGGGCCCGCCGAACAGCCTCGCAACACCTTTCAGGATGCGACCGGCGGGGTTTTGATCAGGACCTCGCAGGACCTGGAAGAGGCGCTTCGCGGTGGCGTGGTTTCGGCGGCTGGCGTTTCGGTGACGCCCGACACGGCGATGCGGGTTGCAGCGGTATTCGCGTGCGTCCGTCTTCGCTCTGGCGTGGTGGCGAATATGCCGCTCGCGGTGAAGCGCCGTGTTGACGAGCGGACGCGGGAAGATGCTTCAGATCACCCGTTGTGGACAGTTCTCCGCCGTCGCCCGAACCGTTGGCAGACGCCTTCGCAGTTCCGACGGATGATGCAGGCGCACCTCATGTTGAGGGGCAACGCCTATGCGATGAAGGTTGTCTCGCGGGGCAATGTGATTGAGGTGGTTCCGCTGCACCCGGATCGGGTCGAGTGTAAGCAACTAGAAGACTTGTCCCTGTCCTACACCTACACCCGCGCGGATGGCCGGAAGGTCACGCTCGGGCAAAGTGACGTTTTCCACCTTGTCGGACTGACCCTCGACGGCGTTCACGGGGTTTCGGCCCTCACCTACGCCCGCGAGACGATTGGCCTGTCGCTGGCCATGGAAAGCCACGGGGCTTCGACGTTCAAAAATGGCGCTCGGGTGAGCGCTGCGCTTTCGCATCCGAACAAGCTCGGCCCTGAGGGTCAGGAGCTTTTGCGTTCAAGCCTCGACAGCTTCCGTTCCGGCGGTGAGCAGGACGGCAAGACCCTGATCCTCGAAGAGGGAATGACCTACACGCCCATGGCCATGACGGCTGAGGATGCTCAGTGGATCGAAAGCCGCAAGTTCTCGCGGACTGATATCGCCATGTTCTTCGGCGTTCCGCCGCACATGATCGGAGACACGGAGAAGTCAACGAGCTGGGGCACGGGCATCGATAGCCAGACCCAAGGCTTTGTCACTTTCACGTCTGAGGATGATCTGACGACTTGGGAAGAGACGATAAACCGGGATCTGATCTCGGATAGCGAGCCCGATCTGTACGCGCTGTTTAACCGGGCCGCATTGGTACGCGGCGACATCAAGGCTCGCTGGGAGGCGCACGTCAAAGCCCTTCAGTGGGGTGTGTCCAGCCCGAACGAAGTCCGCGCCCTGGAAGATCAGAACCCGCGCGAGGGCGGCGATATCTATTACGACCCGCCGAATACGGCTGGCGGAACCCCTGACAATGGAGGGACGAATGAGCCTTCGCAAACTGCCTGAGGCCAAGGCCTTCCAGAAGCCCTCCAACTTCCAATGGGACGCGCCTTCGGATGTGCTGGCTAAATGGGCTGAGAGCCCCCAGGCGGCAGAAGCCGACGATCCGAACACGATATCGGTCTACGATGTGATCGGGGAAGATTTCTGGACCGGCGGCGGCTTCACGGCGAAGCGCATGGGCGCAGCCCTGCGAGCGATCGGTAAGAACGATGTCACGGTCAAGATCAACTCGCCCGGCGGCGACATGTTCGAGGGCATCGCGATCTACAACCTCCTACGGGACCACCCTGCGAAGGTGACGATTGAGGTCATGGGCTGGGCTGCATCGGCGGCGTCGATCATCGCTATGGCTGGTGACGAGATCAAAATGGGCCTGGGCACCTTCATGATGGTGCACAATGCGTGGGGCGTGGTCGTCGGCAACCGACACGACATGCGAGACGGCGCGGCCGTGTTCGACGGGTTCGACAGTGCCATCGCGGACATCTACGAGGCCCGCACCGGTATGGACCGGAACGCCATCGTCAAACTGATGGATACGGAGACCTTCATGGGTCCGTCCGAGGCCGTGGAGAACGGCTTTGCGGACACTGTGGACAGCAACCGTACCGAGGCGAGCGCCAGCGCCGCCGGCCCCCCTGGCCGGGCCGTCATGGCTCGTCGCAGAACGGAAGCTGCCTTGGCGAAAGCCGGTGTCTCCCGCAACGACCGTTCGGAGATCCTTTCCGAACTCATCGCGACCCCGCGTGATGCAAGTCGCCAGCCTGAGGCCGCGCGTGATGCAGGCCCCGACCTCGCCGCCGTTCAGCGGCTCATCGACTGCATGACCCCGGCCTAAGGCCGACTTTCACCAAAGGAAAAGACTATGACCCAAGCGAACCGCATTCGCGGTGTTGTCGCCGCTCGCGCCGATGCCGACCCGAACAAGATTCTGAACACGCTGACGAAGACCTTTGAGGACTTCAAGGTTGCCAACGACAAAGAGCTGGCCGACCTGAAGAAGGGCCAGGCCGACGTCGTCCAGACCGAACAGGTGGACCGCATCAACGCGGAAATCACCAAGCTGCAAAGCGCCGTGGACGAAGCCAACAAGAAGGCAGCTGCTGCCATCGTTGGCGGAGCGGGCTCGGCTGTCGATCCCGACAAAGCCGCTCATGCTACTGCGTTCGACCGCTTCTTCCGCAAGGGCGATGCGGCTGCCAACATCCGCGAACTGGAAGTTAAGGCCAAGCTGACCACGCAGTCCGACCCGGACGGCGGCTACTTGGTTCCCGAACAGACGGAAGCCGGGATTGATCGTGTCTTGGGCACTGTCTCGACCATGCGCAGCCTAGCGCGCGTTGTCAGCATTTCGGGCGACACCTACAAGAAGCTGGTCAACATGGGCGGTGCGGGTGCTGGCTGGGTGGGCGAAGAGCAGTCTCGTCCCGAAACCGCGTCGCCGACTCTTCGCGAAATCGCCATCAATGCGAAAGAACTGTACGCCAACCCGGCTGCGACCCAAACGCTGCTGGACGACGCCCGCGTGGACATCGCGGCCTGGCTTGCCGACGAAGTCTCGATCGAGTTTGCCGAACAAGAGGGCGAAGCCTTCGTGACCGGCGATGGCGTCCTGAAGCCGCGCGGCGTCCTGTCCTACACCAACGCTGCCAACGCCTCCTACGCATGGGGCGGTCTAGGCTTCATCGCCTCGGGAGCTGCCGCCGCCTTCGCGTCGTCCAACCCGTCCGATGCCCTGATTGAACTCTACTACGCGCTGAAATCCGGCTACCGGAACGGCGCGTCCTGGCTGATGTCGGATGCCGTCATGGCCAGCGTCCGAAAGTTCAAGGATGGCCAAGGCAACTACATCTGGGCTCCGCCTGCGGGAACCGCCGAGGTCGCTACCATTCTGGGCAAACCCGTCTTCAATGACGACAACATGCCCGCTCTGGCTGCGAACGCCTTCCCGGTCGCCTTCGGCAACTTCCAGCGCGGCTATACTATCGTGGACCGCTTCGGCGTCCGCGTTC
The genomic region above belongs to Brevundimonas vitisensis and contains:
- a CDS encoding terminase large subunit, yielding MPVPDATTRWAQDVVAGRIISGEFAKLAAARHLKDLAESPGNGLRFDVEAAERALGFFPAVLTVTAGAKEGQPFLPLPWHVFVVGSLFGWKKASGRLRFRRAWLETGKGQAKSPLMAAVGLYMMGWHGTARSEVYAIGQDRATANVLFKDAVAMCRANLPDTPENESDSLVSRGEVLIRGEGDNAWKIEHPDTGSKFQALANGEAISGPRPTLVTADEIHEFKFSTPIETWQRAIAKMPGDAMMLLGTNTPASTQLVGTSFSELFQRVLKGEIQDDEAFAFIARVDKADRETIFDNEAAWVKALPALDITFPVENIRGEVISARSMTSTAMSVKRLYFGIPTGAVDFWIEEEAWAASLGEVDPDDFRGCPCWASLDLSKKNDLTALTIVWLKAGKLYAKTWYWTTKDGLADRERRSGAPIEQWVADGHVTANPGAVIDKTFVAAQVAQIFDQHELQFLAFDAAMIEDFIAACEQIGFPVWRWKGPKETEGEGLKLVAHAQGTRIMFEDRQLCMPRSIERFEDAILKKTVVIDNNPVTYFCAGNALVVEDGQKNRAFDKKRSRGWIDGLVTSAMAVGAALSNERPGEGPSVYQGRGLLIL
- a CDS encoding head maturation protease, ClpP-related, giving the protein MLAKWAESPQAAEADDPNTISVYDVIGEDFWTGGGFTAKRMGAALRAIGKNDVTVKINSPGGDMFEGIAIYNLLRDHPAKVTIEVMGWAASAASIIAMAGDEIKMGLGTFMMVHNAWGVVVGNRHDMRDGAAVFDGFDSAIADIYEARTGMDRNAIVKLMDTETFMGPSEAVENGFADTVDSNRTEASASAAGPPGRAVMARRRTEAALAKAGVSRNDRSEILSELIATPRDASRQPEAARDAGPDLAAVQRLIDCMTPA
- a CDS encoding P27 family phage terminase small subunit, whose product is MDVIPGTGDIVPEPHWRMLLTDDLEVAAAGDYWRVVITEMRERNTLSPTNRHAVQRLVLAYINFDRSSREVAEQGAVTKPRRGNTKAIARISPHFTAMREAGSDAAALEAELGLSPRRRATAGKVERKARSARASDSYLKPVARS
- a CDS encoding phage portal protein, with product MAIWDRWFSKGPAEQPRNTFQDATGGVLIRTSQDLEEALRGGVVSAAGVSVTPDTAMRVAAVFACVRLRSGVVANMPLAVKRRVDERTREDASDHPLWTVLRRRPNRWQTPSQFRRMMQAHLMLRGNAYAMKVVSRGNVIEVVPLHPDRVECKQLEDLSLSYTYTRADGRKVTLGQSDVFHLVGLTLDGVHGVSALTYARETIGLSLAMESHGASTFKNGARVSAALSHPNKLGPEGQELLRSSLDSFRSGGEQDGKTLILEEGMTYTPMAMTAEDAQWIESRKFSRTDIAMFFGVPPHMIGDTEKSTSWGTGIDSQTQGFVTFTSEDDLTTWEETINRDLISDSEPDLYALFNRAALVRGDIKARWEAHVKALQWGVSSPNEVRALEDQNPREGGDIYYDPPNTAGGTPDNGGTNEPSQTA
- a CDS encoding phage major capsid protein, translated to MTQANRIRGVVAARADADPNKILNTLTKTFEDFKVANDKELADLKKGQADVVQTEQVDRINAEITKLQSAVDEANKKAAAAIVGGAGSAVDPDKAAHATAFDRFFRKGDAAANIRELEVKAKLTTQSDPDGGYLVPEQTEAGIDRVLGTVSTMRSLARVVSISGDTYKKLVNMGGAGAGWVGEEQSRPETASPTLREIAINAKELYANPAATQTLLDDARVDIAAWLADEVSIEFAEQEGEAFVTGDGVLKPRGVLSYTNAANASYAWGGLGFIASGAAAAFASSNPSDALIELYYALKSGYRNGASWLMSDAVMASVRKFKDGQGNYIWAPPAGTAEVATILGKPVFNDDNMPALAANAFPVAFGNFQRGYTIVDRFGVRVLRDPYTNKPFVHFYTTKRVGGGVTNFEAIKLLKCST